In Chitinivibrionia bacterium, the following are encoded in one genomic region:
- a CDS encoding NAD(+)/NADH kinase: MKFNQIGVIVFKKNADAQKLIERLLVWCESKRISPVFHPETPFELAQIAKNIDEFLEKSQIVASVGGDGTFISAAHNVRFCEKPLIGINLGTVGFLSDIETDNLEQKLQNILDGNYRTVRRMVLEVKHFRGGKILGTYNAVNDIYFNRLSIPKLSSFSLSCDGDFITDYVADGIIIASPSGSTAYSLSAGGPIVLPDMNAIIITPICPHSISERPIILPSHKPLKIKINKKNPETLLSVDGFESVNLMPEDEIVVSCLDESKNLVQFSQESYFDLLRRKLGWGNSIRKIEE; encoded by the coding sequence ATGAAATTCAATCAAATAGGCGTTATTGTTTTTAAGAAAAACGCAGACGCTCAAAAACTCATTGAGCGATTGCTTGTTTGGTGCGAAAGCAAGAGAATTTCGCCTGTTTTTCACCCCGAAACGCCTTTTGAATTGGCGCAAATCGCAAAAAACATCGACGAATTTCTCGAAAAATCGCAGATTGTCGCGTCGGTCGGCGGAGACGGCACTTTTATATCGGCGGCGCATAATGTTCGATTTTGCGAAAAGCCGCTTATCGGCATAAACTTGGGAACGGTCGGCTTTTTGTCGGATATTGAAACAGACAACTTGGAGCAAAAACTGCAAAATATTTTGGACGGAAATTACAGAACCGTGCGAAGAATGGTTTTAGAGGTAAAACATTTCAGAGGCGGCAAAATTTTAGGAACATACAATGCCGTAAACGACATATATTTTAACAGATTGAGCATTCCGAAACTTTCATCATTTTCACTAAGCTGCGACGGAGATTTCATTACGGATTACGTCGCCGACGGAATAATTATCGCCTCGCCCAGCGGCTCGACCGCCTATTCGCTTTCGGCGGGCGGACCTATAGTTTTGCCCGATATGAACGCAATAATAATTACGCCGATTTGCCCGCATTCAATAAGCGAAAGACCGATAATTTTGCCGTCGCACAAGCCGCTTAAAATAAAAATCAACAAGAAAAACCCCGAAACCCTGCTTTCAGTTGACGGCTTTGAAAGCGTTAACCTTATGCCCGAAGACGAAATTGTAGTTTCGTGTCTCGATGAAAGCAAAAATCTTGTTCAATTTTCGCAAGAAAGTTATTTCGATTTGCTGAGAAGAAAATTAGGCTGGGGGAATTCTATAAGGAAGATTGAGGAGTGA
- the lpxD gene encoding UDP-3-O-(3-hydroxymyristoyl)glucosamine N-acyltransferase: MTLRQIIDATGGILCGKINEMLEISGISSVVLANESQVSFIVKPNYIEDAKSSKAAAVFVKEGWDLGEKPAIIVRDPYWAYAITAQLFEDDKPIFDGQCIAISCDAIIDKSAMISEDVSVAAGTVIGENVKIGKRTKIDARVVIEKNTIIGDDCHIQSGAIIRYGSKIGSRVIIASGAVIGSEGFANAFDGKRFLRIPCFGSVLIEDDAEIGANTTIDRGNFADTIIHKGARVDNLIMIAHNCEIGESCGIAAQVGFAGSTKIGNRVMIAGQAGFGGHIEIGDDSFVGGQAGIQQSYPAQSKITGSPAIDLMKRRRIDKIEENLPETLKEIKKIRTELDELREKIYGN, from the coding sequence TTGACATTAAGACAAATTATAGACGCGACAGGCGGCATTCTTTGCGGCAAAATCAACGAAATGCTCGAAATTTCGGGCATTTCTTCTGTTGTACTTGCTAATGAAAGCCAAGTTTCGTTTATTGTTAAGCCCAATTATATTGAAGACGCCAAATCCTCAAAGGCGGCGGCGGTTTTTGTAAAAGAAGGTTGGGATTTGGGTGAAAAACCTGCAATAATCGTTCGAGACCCATATTGGGCGTATGCTATAACAGCACAGCTTTTTGAAGACGACAAACCTATTTTTGACGGGCAATGTATAGCAATCTCCTGCGATGCGATAATCGACAAATCCGCAATGATAAGCGAAGACGTATCTGTCGCTGCGGGAACGGTTATCGGTGAAAACGTGAAAATCGGCAAAAGAACGAAAATCGACGCTCGCGTGGTCATAGAAAAAAACACGATTATCGGCGACGATTGCCATATTCAATCCGGCGCAATAATTCGCTACGGCTCAAAAATCGGCTCTCGCGTAATTATTGCAAGCGGCGCGGTTATCGGAAGCGAGGGCTTTGCCAACGCCTTTGACGGCAAAAGATTTTTGAGAATCCCCTGCTTCGGCTCTGTTTTAATTGAAGACGACGCAGAAATCGGAGCTAACACTACCATAGACCGAGGAAATTTCGCGGACACAATTATCCATAAAGGCGCAAGAGTTGATAATTTGATTATGATTGCCCACAACTGCGAAATAGGGGAGAGTTGCGGAATTGCGGCGCAGGTCGGATTTGCAGGCTCCACCAAAATCGGAAACCGCGTTATGATTGCAGGACAAGCAGGCTTCGGCGGACATATAGAAATAGGCGACGATAGTTTTGTCGGCGGACAGGCGGGAATTCAGCAGAGCTATCCCGCACAGTCAAAAATAACAGGCTCGCCCGCAATAGACCTTATGAAACGTCGTCGTATAGACAAAATTGAAGAAAATTTACCCGAAACGCTAAAAGAAATAAAAAAGATTCGTACGGAACTGGACGAATTAAGGGAGAAAATTTATGGCAACTGA
- a CDS encoding class I SAM-dependent methyltransferase, translating to MNDDKSCAQYGALAQIYDKVMSFLSYNSWFDLILKICSQNGLKKDAKILELGAGTGTLGKKLSESEFSYQGCDLSFEMAQIAKNKGLDFVCADCRNLPFNTKFDLLLFLFDGINYIFEAEGFTQTFEEAHRVLADGGLFLFDITTQTNSKTYFTNYREALSGEDFTYIRESYYDEKNCIQHNDFDIYLRQEDGNYGRFKEKHRQKVRKVEEIAAFIPKNLFDTVGIWGDFEQTLYNKKSERVHFLLRKK from the coding sequence ATGAACGACGACAAATCTTGCGCACAATACGGAGCGCTCGCACAAATTTACGACAAAGTAATGTCTTTTTTGTCATATAATTCGTGGTTTGATTTAATTTTGAAAATTTGCAGTCAAAACGGTCTAAAAAAAGATGCAAAAATTTTAGAACTCGGCGCAGGAACAGGAACTTTAGGAAAAAAACTCAGCGAGAGCGAGTTTTCTTATCAAGGATGCGACCTATCTTTCGAAATGGCGCAAATCGCAAAAAACAAAGGGCTTGATTTTGTCTGTGCCGACTGCCGAAATTTACCGTTTAACACTAAATTCGACCTCTTACTTTTCCTTTTTGACGGAATAAATTACATTTTTGAGGCGGAAGGTTTTACCCAAACCTTTGAAGAAGCTCACAGAGTTTTAGCAGACGGCGGACTTTTTTTGTTCGACATTACCACGCAAACCAACTCAAAAACTTATTTCACAAACTATCGCGAGGCGCTTTCAGGCGAAGACTTCACTTATATTCGCGAAAGTTATTACGACGAAAAAAACTGTATTCAGCACAACGATTTTGATATTTATCTTCGCCAAGAAGACGGAAATTACGGAAGATTTAAAGAAAAACATCGCCAAAAGGTGCGCAAAGTAGAAGAAATAGCCGCATTTATTCCGAAAAACTTATTTGACACGGTTGGTATCTGGGGAGACTTCGAACAAACTCTATACAATAAAAAAAGCGAACGAGTGCATTTTTTACTTCGTAAAAAGTGA
- a CDS encoding polyprenol monophosphomannose synthase has translation MATEPKVLIIIPTYNERDNIPLIIPQIKKRLPKAHILIVDDNSPDGTSQIAKDMSKNIDGIFVLDRCKKDGLGKAYIAGFKWALEDDKKYDLIFEMDADFSHNPDYLPNFIEAAQTADLVIGSRYIDGKVNVVNWPLKRLLLSYFGNMAARFIAGIKIMDCTGGFKCFRVDTLRAINLDGVASSGYSFQVEMNYYVQKKGLKIKEIPIIFKDRELGVSKMSSKIVSEALALLWKLRLKSLFTK, from the coding sequence ATGGCAACTGAGCCAAAAGTTCTTATAATTATTCCGACTTACAATGAAAGAGACAATATTCCGCTTATTATTCCGCAAATCAAAAAACGTTTGCCTAAAGCGCATATTTTGATTGTTGACGACAATTCACCCGACGGAACTTCGCAGATAGCAAAGGATATGTCAAAGAATATTGACGGGATTTTCGTTCTCGACCGTTGCAAAAAAGACGGCTTGGGAAAAGCATATATCGCAGGTTTCAAGTGGGCGCTTGAAGATGATAAAAAATACGACCTGATATTCGAAATGGACGCCGACTTTTCGCACAATCCCGACTATTTGCCAAACTTTATAGAAGCGGCGCAAACTGCGGATTTGGTTATCGGCTCGCGTTATATCGACGGAAAAGTGAATGTGGTGAATTGGCCCCTCAAACGTCTGCTTTTGAGTTATTTCGGAAATATGGCGGCGCGTTTTATCGCAGGAATAAAAATTATGGACTGCACGGGCGGTTTCAAATGTTTCCGCGTAGATACTTTACGCGCGATAAACTTAGACGGCGTTGCTTCTTCGGGCTATTCTTTTCAAGTGGAAATGAACTATTACGTGCAGAAAAAAGGGCTGAAAATAAAAGAAATTCCCATTATTTTTAAGGACAGAGAACTCGGCGTATCAAAAATGTCGTCAAAAATCGTCAGCGAGGCGCTTGCTTTGCTTTGGAAATTGCGCCTTAAATCACTTTTTACGAAGTAA
- the ilvD gene encoding dihydroxy-acid dehydratase has translation MKIPLRSDTVLQGRLMSGARALYHANGLKKKHIGKPVIAIANSFTQFVPGHVHLHEIGQTVKKEIEEMGCFAAEFDTMAICDGIAMGHGGMLYSLPSREIIADTVEYMVNAHRADALICIPNCDKIAPGMLMAAMRLNIPTIFVSGGPMEAGKGNGRKYDLIDAMVMAGDRNVSDEELAGVEAAACPTCGSCSGMFTANSMNCLTEAIGLGLPGNGTLLATHKNRVELFKRAAKQIVENANKYYGDGDENVLPRSIASKAAFNNAVALDIAMGGSTNTILHLLAIAQQAGVDYKMSDIDVLSRKIPCISKVAPNSEKYHIEDVHRAGGVIGLMAELARGGLLDTSVKRADCLTLAEAIDKYDIKSPNCDDITKKFFKSAPANKYCIEMGAQETYYDELDDDRDNGCIRSVPSAYSKDGGLCVLFGNIAERGCVVKTAGVDESIFNFAGKAVVFDSQEAACEGILSGKIVAGDVVVIRYEGPKGGPGMQEMLYPTSYIKSIGLGKECALITDGRFSGGTSGLSIGHISPEAASGGAIGLVRDGDIIEISIPNRSINLKASQDELDKRRCEERVKGKDAFKPKRERFVSDSLKMYAHFAVSADEGAVKRFVD, from the coding sequence ATGAAAATTCCATTGAGAAGCGATACTGTTTTGCAGGGGCGGCTTATGTCGGGAGCGCGAGCGCTTTATCACGCAAACGGGCTTAAAAAGAAACATATCGGAAAACCTGTAATAGCAATAGCAAATTCATTCACGCAGTTTGTTCCGGGACACGTACATTTACACGAAATCGGGCAGACGGTCAAAAAAGAAATAGAAGAAATGGGCTGTTTTGCCGCCGAATTTGACACTATGGCGATTTGCGACGGTATTGCTATGGGACACGGCGGAATGCTGTATTCGCTTCCGAGCCGCGAAATAATTGCCGATACAGTAGAATATATGGTAAACGCACACAGGGCGGACGCGCTTATTTGCATTCCGAACTGCGACAAAATCGCTCCCGGTATGCTTATGGCGGCAATGCGCCTCAATATTCCGACGATTTTTGTAAGCGGCGGACCAATGGAAGCGGGAAAAGGCAACGGTCGAAAATACGATTTAATTGACGCAATGGTTATGGCGGGCGACAGAAACGTCAGCGATGAAGAACTTGCCGGAGTTGAAGCGGCGGCTTGTCCGACTTGCGGAAGTTGTTCGGGAATGTTTACCGCAAACTCAATGAACTGTCTTACGGAAGCAATCGGTTTGGGGCTTCCCGGAAACGGAACGCTTTTGGCGACGCATAAAAACCGCGTGGAACTTTTCAAAAGAGCGGCAAAACAAATTGTCGAAAATGCAAATAAATACTACGGCGACGGCGACGAAAACGTTTTGCCGAGAAGCATTGCGAGTAAAGCGGCATTTAATAACGCGGTGGCGCTTGATATTGCAATGGGCGGCTCCACAAACACAATTCTGCACTTGCTCGCCATAGCGCAACAAGCGGGCGTGGACTACAAAATGTCGGATATTGACGTGCTTTCTCGCAAAATTCCGTGCATTTCAAAAGTAGCGCCGAACAGCGAAAAATATCACATCGAAGACGTTCACAGAGCGGGCGGAGTAATTGGGCTTATGGCGGAATTGGCGCGCGGCGGGCTTTTAGACACAAGCGTAAAGAGAGCCGATTGCTTAACTCTTGCCGAAGCGATAGATAAATACGACATTAAATCGCCGAATTGCGACGATATTACGAAAAAATTCTTCAAATCCGCTCCCGCAAACAAATATTGCATAGAAATGGGCGCGCAGGAAACCTACTACGATGAACTCGACGACGACCGCGACAACGGCTGTATTCGCAGTGTTCCGAGCGCCTACTCAAAAGACGGCGGTTTGTGCGTGTTGTTCGGAAATATTGCCGAGCGCGGCTGCGTTGTAAAAACCGCCGGCGTTGACGAAAGCATATTTAATTTCGCGGGCAAAGCAGTGGTTTTCGATAGCCAAGAGGCGGCTTGCGAGGGAATTTTGAGCGGAAAAATCGTTGCGGGCGACGTTGTGGTAATTCGCTACGAGGGACCAAAAGGCGGTCCCGGAATGCAGGAAATGCTATATCCGACCTCGTATATAAAATCAATTGGGCTTGGAAAAGAATGCGCGCTTATTACGGACGGTAGATTTTCGGGCGGAACAAGCGGGCTTTCCATCGGGCACATTTCTCCCGAAGCGGCAAGCGGCGGCGCAATAGGACTTGTGCGCGACGGCGATATTATAGAAATATCAATTCCGAACAGAAGCATAAATTTGAAAGCGTCGCAGGACGAGTTGGATAAACGCAGATGTGAAGAGCGCGTCAAAGGAAAAGACGCGTTCAAGCCAAAGCGCGAGCGTTTTGTGTCCGACTCGCTTAAAATGTACGCTCATTTTGCGGTAAGCGCAGACGAGGGCGCTGTAAAGAGATTTGTGGATTAA
- a CDS encoding T9SS type A sorting domain-containing protein, producing MKAILIFLMFLLCLPVAATSADNATDRSDFGVFIHENPANERAVFDILTPEPTDIRVLIYDNQGNVLFSKNGSTKRVGNANLLQMKWDLNGRNTNRRVAAGTYIVQATARSTTTGQIYQYFAQLGVRR from the coding sequence ATGAAAGCTATTCTGATTTTTTTGATGTTCTTGTTGTGTTTGCCTGTGGCGGCTACAAGTGCGGATAATGCAACGGACAGAAGCGATTTCGGAGTTTTCATTCACGAAAACCCTGCAAACGAAAGAGCTGTTTTCGATATTTTAACCCCTGAACCGACAGACATCAGAGTTTTGATTTACGACAATCAAGGCAATGTCCTTTTCTCTAAAAACGGCTCAACCAAAAGAGTCGGCAATGCAAATCTGCTCCAAATGAAATGGGACTTAAACGGAAGAAACACCAACCGCAGAGTTGCCGCAGGAACATACATAGTCCAAGCAACGGCAAGAAGCACAACTACCGGTCAAATATATCAGTATTTTGCGCAGTTGGGTGTAAGAAGGTAA
- a CDS encoding OmpH family outer membrane protein encodes MKKMAFVIAIIMFLAIGASAQLRIGFVNSDEVLSQYSGTRRAEEELRREYQRWEQEATRMQENILRMEENLNRQALLLSEDRRTELRREIQDSVMAYQRFLQEHFGQQGLAAQRNNELLRPIIERINTIINQIARDENYDFIFDARAGIVFAKPVYDLTDQVVRALNAGR; translated from the coding sequence ATGAAAAAAATGGCTTTTGTAATTGCAATCATTATGTTTTTGGCAATCGGTGCTTCAGCGCAACTCAGAATTGGTTTTGTTAATTCGGACGAAGTTTTGAGCCAATACAGCGGAACAAGACGCGCGGAAGAAGAACTTCGCCGCGAATATCAAAGATGGGAGCAAGAAGCAACAAGAATGCAGGAAAACATCCTCAGAATGGAAGAAAACCTCAACAGGCAGGCTCTTCTTCTCAGCGAAGACCGCAGAACCGAACTTCGCAGAGAAATTCAGGATTCCGTAATGGCGTATCAAAGATTTTTGCAGGAGCATTTCGGACAGCAAGGCTTGGCGGCTCAGCGAAATAACGAACTTTTGCGCCCTATTATAGAAAGAATAAACACAATAATTAACCAAATCGCAAGAGACGAAAACTACGACTTCATATTTGATGCGAGAGCGGGAATTGTTTTTGCAAAACCTGTTTACGACTTAACCGACCAAGTGGTAAGAGCGCTTAACGCAGGAAGATAA
- a CDS encoding Fic family protein translates to MDINLLEEFGKYQKLGEPDKKEKAEIWQTAIGLQRTDNLTPSKYLIETAKENIDGKLTIHEVKERINTYYETNPNTQPQKRTEEADKTSVRIAEVLGEKTFKFSVAEYIAIHKRLFDGILVNGEEIAGKFRTVNITKKQEILNNDTVLYSSAHSLKETLEYDFEQEKNFNYNGLNAGGVIERIMKFTSGIWQIHPFREGNTRITAVFIVKYLRTFGFNINNDLFAEHSEYFRNALVRANYKNVEIGVYQSFEYLRKFFGNLLLGENNVLNSCDMQLPLAITNKPPENHQKTTRKPPENHRKIIDILTNEPNISRRNLSERLGLTENQTRNILDKLRNAGKIRRIGPDKGGRWEIIEV, encoded by the coding sequence GTGGATATAAATCTGTTAGAAGAATTCGGCAAATATCAAAAACTTGGCGAGCCAGATAAAAAAGAAAAAGCCGAGATATGGCAAACCGCCATAGGACTTCAGCGAACAGACAACTTAACGCCATCAAAATATCTTATTGAAACGGCTAAAGAAAACATTGACGGCAAGCTCACTATTCACGAAGTTAAAGAGCGAATAAACACATATTACGAAACAAATCCGAACACTCAACCCCAAAAACGAACGGAAGAAGCCGACAAAACATCCGTTCGTATCGCCGAGGTGCTTGGTGAAAAAACGTTTAAGTTCAGCGTTGCCGAATATATTGCTATTCACAAACGTTTGTTTGACGGAATATTGGTAAACGGCGAAGAAATCGCCGGTAAATTTCGCACGGTAAATATAACAAAAAAGCAGGAAATTCTAAACAACGACACGGTTTTATACAGTAGCGCGCATAGTTTGAAAGAAACGCTGGAATACGATTTTGAGCAGGAAAAAAATTTTAATTACAACGGTCTTAATGCCGGCGGCGTTATTGAGCGCATAATGAAATTCACATCGGGAATTTGGCAAATACACCCGTTTCGCGAAGGAAATACGAGAATAACAGCGGTATTTATCGTTAAATACCTCAGAACATTTGGCTTTAACATCAACAACGACTTATTTGCCGAGCATTCCGAGTATTTTCGCAACGCTTTGGTTAGGGCAAATTACAAAAACGTGGAAATAGGCGTTTATCAAAGTTTTGAATATTTGCGTAAATTTTTCGGAAATTTACTTCTTGGCGAAAACAATGTTTTGAATAGTTGCGATATGCAGTTGCCGTTGGCAATTACCAATAAACCACCAGAAAACCACCAGAAAACCACCAGAAAACCACCGGAAAACCACCGGAAAATTATCGACATTTTAACAAACGAGCCCAATATTAGCCGTAGAAATTTGTCTGAACGCTTGGGATTGACTGAAAATCAGACACGAAATATTCTTGATAAATTACGGAATGCGGGAAAAATCAGGCGTATTGGACCGGATAAAGGCGGGCGTTGGGAAATTATAGAGGTATGA
- a CDS encoding peptidylprolyl isomerase, with amino-acid sequence MKKTILAILFLATLIFASEFTRDRVIAVVGDSAILYSEVSVYTDMKLQQTGGDALMRNVIFEQALEELINSRILVAHANADTNIHISDFDVWEQVDNRVNQILAQHRLTMDQLVMVLRQQDNMSFEEFREQISIQTRQEMIRQQVMHHYIVDRDLSREEVRNFYNNFKDSLPQLGESVRLQKIEMQVGIDSAARQRAFDTIVYIRRQIVERGERFEDMARRHSREPGAETTGGDLGFVARGTLALVRLEAAAFALEPGEVSAPIETRLGWHLLRVTERSGQGVRVFHIFIPVNPNEKNIAQAMQSLDSTANSKPTEEQFTAAVEKFSTDNITRSFGGDLGWQTVRTLDAPVRNSLPNLNVGTVGQAFRRENSVFLFRVSDYNQNRTMDFENDFDDIARFASQMNSQERLLELITRWRNDVFIQIYR; translated from the coding sequence ATGAAAAAAACGATACTTGCGATTTTGTTTCTTGCAACATTGATTTTCGCCTCCGAATTTACGCGCGACCGAGTAATTGCCGTTGTCGGTGATTCCGCGATTTTGTATTCGGAAGTAAGCGTATATACAGATATGAAATTGCAACAAACAGGCGGCGATGCACTAATGAGAAACGTGATTTTCGAGCAAGCGCTTGAAGAACTTATAAACAGCCGAATTTTGGTAGCCCACGCCAATGCCGACACAAATATACACATATCGGATTTTGACGTTTGGGAGCAGGTCGATAACAGGGTAAACCAAATCCTTGCACAACACAGATTGACTATGGACCAATTAGTTATGGTATTGCGCCAACAGGACAATATGAGCTTTGAAGAATTCCGAGAACAAATTTCAATACAAACCCGTCAAGAAATGATACGACAGCAGGTAATGCACCATTATATAGTCGATAGAGATTTGTCTCGCGAAGAAGTCAGAAACTTTTACAATAACTTCAAAGACTCTCTTCCCCAACTCGGCGAAAGTGTGCGCTTGCAAAAAATAGAAATGCAGGTCGGAATTGACTCCGCCGCTCGCCAAAGAGCATTTGACACCATTGTTTATATCCGCCGTCAGATTGTGGAAAGAGGCGAAAGATTTGAGGATATGGCAAGAAGACACTCTCGCGAACCGGGCGCCGAAACAACAGGCGGAGATTTGGGCTTTGTCGCAAGAGGAACACTTGCGTTGGTCAGATTGGAAGCCGCGGCATTTGCGCTTGAGCCGGGCGAAGTAAGCGCGCCAATCGAAACGCGGTTGGGTTGGCATTTGTTGAGGGTAACCGAAAGAAGCGGACAAGGTGTTCGGGTTTTCCACATATTTATTCCTGTAAATCCTAACGAAAAAAACATAGCCCAAGCAATGCAAAGTTTGGATTCAACTGCAAATTCAAAGCCTACGGAAGAACAATTTACGGCGGCGGTTGAAAAATTCAGCACAGACAATATCACAAGATCGTTCGGCGGAGATTTAGGTTGGCAGACAGTCCGAACTCTTGACGCACCCGTCCGAAACAGTTTGCCGAATTTGAATGTCGGAACAGTAGGGCAGGCATTTCGCAGAGAAAACAGCGTTTTTCTCTTCAGAGTAAGCGACTACAACCAAAATCGCACTATGGATTTTGAAAACGACTTCGACGATATTGCCAGATTTGCCTCGCAGATGAACTCTCAAGAAAGATTATTGGAATTAATAACTCGTTGGCGCAACGACGTATTTATTCAGATTTACCGTTAA
- a CDS encoding EamA family transporter — MWVVYALLAAFFAALVAIFAKVGIEGVNSNLAVAIRTVVVLAMAWIIVFATGKHAEVAAITQKSWVFLILSGLATGISWLFFYRALQIGDVSKVVPIDKLSIVITMILAFVILGETVSVKKIIGAILIVAGTFVLIF, encoded by the coding sequence ATGTGGGTAGTTTATGCTTTACTTGCTGCCTTTTTTGCCGCGCTTGTTGCAATCTTTGCAAAAGTCGGCATTGAAGGGGTAAATTCAAATCTCGCGGTGGCTATCAGAACAGTTGTGGTTTTAGCAATGGCTTGGATTATAGTTTTTGCTACAGGAAAACACGCCGAAGTTGCGGCAATAACTCAAAAAAGCTGGGTGTTCCTTATACTTTCAGGGCTTGCAACAGGAATTTCGTGGCTGTTTTTCTACAGGGCATTGCAAATAGGTGATGTGTCAAAAGTTGTGCCTATAGACAAATTAAGCATAGTCATAACAATGATTTTAGCGTTTGTGATTTTGGGAGAAACAGTAAGCGTAAAGAAAATAATCGGCGCAATTCTTATAGTGGCGGGAACGTTTGTGTTGATTTTTTGA
- the recN gene encoding DNA repair protein RecN: MLNYLKINNLALIKNIELELENGFCVFTGETGAGKSILMGAISLLLGSRASAETIRNGEANAEVVGSFNFDKIPESLQLILDENAISAGDKSLVIKRIIASESSKNKILINGEICSLSTLKAIGETIIDLHGQHDHQMLLNEDAPYQIIDKIKEIAAEKQKFNVSWENYCTAEKNLNAHIKKCEELQKKEDFLRFEFDAIKTLELKSGEEEEMEREFAFLSSVSQRIQTAAGISDILNGNENSSGMMTDTSNLLKLLQNIAETDKSFENWSQELKPFLQILKELEKTVGKYESSAEDADPAKLDELNERIAKIQKLKKKYACSFEELLQKKDDLQHQLEAIENGDFEKGELEKKLAATKKDLETTASILSDLRKKTCKNFDVAITNEMAKLGFNGGAFLTQFTKKEKIDQNGADEIIFTVRTNSGEQFLPLAKTASGGEISRIMLAVKTTLAESDTVPIMIFDEIDTGVGGEIASDIAKAIKKLAKDHQILVISHLHQIASQADFQYAVYKTHTDGRTETKIVKLSKEQRITEIARMLGGENETTIRHAKELLK; this comes from the coding sequence ATGCTCAACTACCTTAAAATAAACAACCTCGCGCTGATAAAAAACATCGAACTCGAACTCGAAAACGGGTTTTGTGTTTTTACGGGCGAAACGGGCGCGGGAAAATCTATATTGATGGGAGCGATAAGTTTGCTTCTGGGCAGTCGCGCCTCTGCCGAGACTATAAGAAACGGCGAAGCTAACGCAGAAGTTGTCGGTTCGTTTAATTTTGACAAAATTCCCGAAAGCCTGCAGCTTATTCTTGACGAAAATGCTATTTCGGCGGGCGATAAATCTCTTGTGATTAAAAGAATAATTGCGAGCGAATCGTCCAAAAACAAGATTTTGATAAACGGAGAAATCTGCTCGCTTTCAACGCTGAAAGCAATCGGCGAAACTATAATTGACCTGCACGGACAGCACGACCACCAAATGCTTTTGAACGAAGATGCGCCGTATCAGATTATAGATAAAATTAAGGAAATCGCCGCCGAAAAACAGAAGTTTAATGTCTCGTGGGAAAATTATTGCACTGCCGAAAAAAATCTTAACGCGCACATAAAAAAATGCGAAGAATTACAGAAAAAAGAAGATTTTTTGCGCTTTGAATTTGACGCCATAAAAACACTCGAGTTAAAATCGGGCGAAGAAGAGGAGATGGAGCGAGAATTCGCGTTTTTGTCGTCTGTTTCGCAACGTATTCAAACAGCGGCGGGAATTAGCGACATATTAAACGGCAACGAAAACTCTTCGGGAATGATGACAGATACCTCTAATTTGCTTAAATTACTGCAAAATATAGCGGAGACGGACAAATCTTTTGAAAATTGGTCGCAGGAATTAAAGCCGTTTTTGCAAATCCTTAAAGAATTGGAGAAAACCGTAGGTAAATACGAAAGTTCGGCAGAAGATGCTGACCCTGCAAAACTGGACGAATTAAACGAACGAATTGCCAAAATCCAAAAACTAAAAAAGAAATATGCCTGCTCATTTGAAGAACTTTTGCAGAAAAAAGACGACCTGCAACACCAATTGGAAGCAATAGAAAACGGCGATTTTGAAAAAGGCGAATTGGAGAAAAAACTTGCGGCGACAAAAAAAGATTTAGAAACAACCGCTTCAATTCTGAGCGATTTACGAAAGAAAACCTGCAAAAACTTTGACGTTGCAATCACCAACGAAATGGCAAAACTCGGCTTTAACGGCGGGGCATTTTTAACGCAATTCACAAAAAAAGAGAAAATCGACCAAAACGGCGCTGATGAAATAATTTTCACAGTCCGAACAAATTCGGGCGAGCAGTTTTTACCGCTTGCAAAGACGGCTTCGGGCGGTGAAATATCGCGGATAATGCTCGCCGTTAAAACAACTCTCGCCGAAAGCGACACTGTTCCGATAATGATTTTCGACGAAATTGATACGGGGGTTGGCGGCGAAATTGCCTCGGATATTGCAAAAGCAATCAAAAAATTGGCGAAAGACCACCAAATTTTGGTAATTTCTCACCTTCATCAAATTGCCTCGCAGGCGGATTTTCAGTATGCCGTGTACAAAACACACACGGACGGACGAACTGAAACCAAAATCGTAAAATTGAGTAAAGAACAGAGAATTACCGAAATAGCTCGAATGCTCGGCGGTGAAAACGAAACAACAATAAGACACGCAAAAGAACTGTTGAAATGA